The Setaria italica strain Yugu1 chromosome IX, Setaria_italica_v2.0, whole genome shotgun sequence genome has a window encoding:
- the LOC101777423 gene encoding probable 2-oxoglutarate-dependent dioxygenase AOP1 has protein sequence MGAEARQLELPRIDFSGVDPSAPGAGEWAAVRAQVVDALATFGCFDAHYPALTPDLRAAFFDGAVKKLFALPDDAKRRNTCSPDRPLFGYLGSMAGFTNAYESLAISDRVEPERVRAFADLMWPGGDNAAFCEAVHGAARRIAELEESVQRMVMEGLGVPEYHDAMRESMRHVFRMARYNAPGGDAEGKEVRYGTHQDCSMLTVVCQHAVDGLEVQTGDGEWIHFRPSSPASLVVIAGNELRAWTNDRVRAPFHRVTVGGDVARYSAILFALPGLKIQAPDELVDEEHPPRFKPHCNDDFMHFCVAHGARHEDRLKDFCGV, from the exons aTGGGCGCGGAGGCGAGGCAGCTGGAGCTCCCCCGCATCGACTTCTCCGGCGTGGACCCgtcggcgccgggcgccggggaGTGGGCGGCGGTGCGAGCCCAGGTGGTCGACGCCCTCGCTACGTTCGGCTGCTTCGACGCGCACTACCCGGCGCTCACCCCGGACCTCCGCGCCGCGTTCTTCGACGGCGCCGTCAAGAAGCTCTTCGCGCTCCCTGACGACGCCAAGCGCCGCAACACCTGCAGCCCCGACAGGCCCCTCTTCGGCTACCTCGGCAGCATGGCCGGGTTCACGAACGCCTACGAGAGCCTCGCCATCTCGGACCGCGTCGAACCAGAGCGCGTCCGAGCCTTCGCCGACCTCATGTGGCCGGGCGGCGACAACGCCGCCTTCTG CGAGGCCGtccatggcgcggcgcggcggatcGCGGAGCTCGAGGAGTCGGTGCAGAGGATGGTGATGGAGGGGCTCGGGGTGCCCGAGTACCACGACGCGATGAGGGAGTCGATGCGGCACGTGTTCCGGATGGCGCGTTACAACGCacccggcggcgacgccgaggGGAAGGAGGTCAGGTACGGGACCCACCAGGACTGCAGCATGCTCACCGTCGTCTGCCAGCACGCGGTGGACGGCCTGGAGGTGCAGACCGGCGACGGGGAGTGGATCCATTTcaggccgtcgtcgccggcgtcgctCGTCGTCATAGCCGGCAACGAGCTCCGG GCGTGGACAAACGACAGGGTGCGCGCGCCATTTCACCGGGTCACCGTCGGTGGGGATGTCGCTAGGTACTCGGCCATCTTGTTCGCGCTGCCCGGTCTGAAGATCCAGGCGCCGGATGAGCTCGTTGACGAGGAGCACCCGCCCCGTTTCAAGCCCCACTGCAACGACGACTTCATGCACTTCTGCGTCGCTCATGGAGCTCGCCATGAGGATAGACTCAAGGACTTCTGCGGAGTGTAG